The following is a genomic window from Thermodesulfobacteriota bacterium.
GTGTTGTTCGAATTTTTTCTAGGATGTTAGGTCCGAATTCTTCGAGTCTTCTTCTCGCTTCCTGTTCAGACAATCCACCCTTTTTAGTCTCTAGCTCTGACCAGACCTCCTCTTCAGGAAGGTTTATATAGGCATCCCAACCCATTCTTTCTGCATTCCTAATTTCTTCTATTAACTCTTTCTTGCTGTTTGTAGCGAGAAGTGCATTAAAGAGTATTCTGTTACGGAATAATCCCTCCGCTTTAGACAGTATCTGAAGATGAGTTTCGGTTTCTTCGGCTGGTGATAAGAAAAGAAAAATTAGATTGGCCGGTTTTCCGTCCGTAGATCCGAAATCTATTCCGTCCCTGCTGATAGCCAGACAAGCAACCGGTTCGGAGATCCCTTGAATTGTGCTGTGGGGTATTGCTAATCTGTCCGCAAAAGCCGTGGACAAGGCTTTTTCTCTCTCCGCTATTGAGATGAAGATGTCTTCAGGGTTTCTAATTTTTTGAGCTTTATGGAGAATGTTCAATAATTCTCGTATCGCCTCGTCTTTCTTCGTTGCCTTGAGGTCGAGCTGAATCGTATTTTCGTTTATGAGGTCGGATATCTTCATGTTTGAGTCTGGGCAAGATTATGAATCATAATATTTAAAGCCGGGTAGTTTTTCAGTGAGCTTTATGACCCTGAACAAACTTAGGCAAGAAGGAGACCAGGTAGACTCTTATCATGTGGGTGATATTCATAAAATGAGCGTGTACGTGGTGATCCTATTGATAGAAGTTGAGCCAATGCTTGACCGGAGACGTTGATTTCTTCAAACTCGTCTTGCAGATGGTCGCTGCACAGAAGGCGAACGATATTATTCAGGGTATCTATGTAAGATTTTCTGACACTTGACACCTTTTAATATCCGATTTTTGGGTGAATACGAGAAAATCATGGTGGCATCTTTCTTGCTCAGTCATCATGAAGCAACTTGATATGGATGTGGAAGAACGAGAGGATTACAAATGTTCGTAAAGAAATATATGACTCCTAATCCCCTAACGGTAAGACAAGAGGAAGATGTCAAAGAAGTGTTCCAATTGCTGGTAGAACGTGGAATTCGCCAGGCCCCCGTTCTTGAGGATGGAAAGCTTGTAGGCATAATTACGGATAGAGACCTACGCATGGCTGTGGTGCAATCCTCAAAAGAGTCGAATCTGGTGGTAGGGGATATTATGACGCCCAATCCTATCACCGTAACCGAATATACAAAGGTGGAAGAAGCCGCTCGGTTGATATGCCGGAACAAGTTTAACGCACTTCCGGTCGTTTCCGATAAAGGCGAAATAGTGGGAATTATAACAACCACCGATATTCTGGAGGGCATGCTCGAAGTTCTTGCTTCGGCTGGTTGAAAATAAGCCATAAACTAAATCTTCACAATGGTTAAACATCTACCAATACTTTTCAAAGGGAGCTTAGAACTAAGTGAAAGAAGGAG
Proteins encoded in this region:
- a CDS encoding CBS domain-containing protein; the encoded protein is MFVKKYMTPNPLTVRQEEDVKEVFQLLVERGIRQAPVLEDGKLVGIITDRDLRMAVVQSSKESNLVVGDIMTPNPITVTEYTKVEEAARLICRNKFNALPVVSDKGEIVGIITTTDILEGMLEVLASAG